GCTTTATGGTGGAACATGGTATCCAGGATATGGGGGAGCAGAACCAGGAAAACTTATCAAGATAATTGTACGGCCATACTGTGAATCTGGCTCTGTAACTGGACGTTATTCTGGAATTACCTCACCATGCGAAACAGTAAATGTAACCCCAGGTACGTACAAAGTTTATACAGAAGCTTGGGGGAAGAAGAGCAATGAAGCTCTTTTTATTATTAAGTCTTCAGAGAATATGCAAACGATTAAACTTTATTATTATAATGAAGAACATGATCCTAACTTTGATTGTATAGCTGAAGCAGTTATTTCGGTTGAGCGAGAGATTCCTATAACAAATACACCCATTCAAGATACAGTCAAACTTCTTATAGAAGGAAAATTAACAGTAGAAGAAAAAGCCGCCGGATTTTCAACAGAGTTTCCTCACCCAGATTTCGAACTTCTTGGTGCAAACCTTACAGATGATGGAATTTTGACATTAGACTTTCCAGAAGTCTTTGGATTTACTAGTGGAGGATCATGTAGGGTTGGTATATTGAATGCAGAGATCGAAAAAACAGTTAAACAATTCTCACAAGTTAAAGAAGTTAAGTACACAAACATAGGGATATTTCAGCCATAAAAATTGCAAAGCGAACAATATTTCAGCAAAAACAGGTTCTAACTTCGTCCAGTAGCCCCCAGCAATTCCTCCATTTCTTTCATTTCATTCTTAATATTTACCCAATCAAGAGTTCTAAACTCGTTCAATAGGGGGATTTGATTAGCCTTATTATACTTTTTCAAGAATCGCCACGGAGGCGGTTTTTTGATAAGGTAGAAATATGGGAACTTTGATAACCATTAAAACCTACCCAGATAGGACAGAGGCAGAACTTGTAAAAGGAGTTCTTGAGTCAAAAGGTATCAAAGCTATGGTTTCTGCAGATGATGCTGGCGGGATGAATCCCGCCCTCTTATGGGCCACAGGGGGAGTGCGCTTACTCGTTAAGAAGAAAGATATTCAGATGGCAACTGAGGTTTTAGAAAGTTTTAGTAAGTAGATAAATCCACGAAACAGGTTTTAACTTCGTTCCATAGACGACTCAAGGCGATATTGTTCTTTCAAGAAGTGTGTAGTATCATTTAATATAGTCATAATTCCTTAATCTAATACAATACAAGATGAATAAAATCATTGTAGTTATACTTGTGGTGGTGGCAGCGATATTGCTCATCAGTACTATTACGGGGTCACCAACTGAGTCTCTTACTAAGACAACGTATGCCTCTATTCCTGATTCAGCTTTTGGGCCAGTTATTCCAGAAAAAGGATACCGCGTTGAAGAAATAGGCGATGGCCTTTACTGGGTAACTGAAGGAGTCTACCATATGATGTTTTTAACAACTGGAGAAGGGGTTATCGTTGTTGATGCTCCGCCATCCATTGGAGAAAATATATTGAAAGCCATTGCAGAAACAACTGACGAACCCATAACTCATGTTATTTACAGTCACTCGCATGCAGATCATATCGCTGCAGCAAGTATGTACCCAGAAAATGCAATATATATTGCTCATGAAGAAACTGCTTTGAGATTAGCTCAAGATAGACCTTTTGAATTTGGTTTGTTTGTGGGAGGCTCTGATGTTCCAGATCCTACGGTAACCTTCTCAGACACCTATACATTAACTGTCGGCACGCAAACATTAGAGCTCGAGTACAAAGGACCTGCCCATAGACCAGGCAATATCTTTATCTATGCTCCTCAGCAAAAAGTGTTGATGTTTATTGATGTTATCTTCCCCGGATGGACACCGTTTAAATGGTTAGCCGTTGCGGAAGACGTGCCTGCCTTTGTTGATGCTCATGATTGGGTATTAAGCTATGACTTTGATGCATTAATCAGCGGGCATGTAGGACGTTTAGGAACAAGAGAAGATGTTGAAATGCAAAAAGAGTATATCTTAGATACTCAAGCTAATGCAGCGAAAGCACTACAAACAGTTGATTTTAGTGCTATTGCGGCGGAAATTGGGTTTTCAAATGTATGGTTACTATTTGACACCTATTTAAATGCTGTCAGCGAAGAATGCGCAAAACTAACAGAGGAAAAATGGGTAGATAGATTAGGTGCGGTTGATGTATTTACCAAAAGTCATTGTGATAAGTTAGTTGAGAGCTTAAGAATTGATTAGTCTTATGGGGCTAGTAATCCTCAAAATACTGTAATCATAGTTTAATTTTAAAAGCGTTGACTCTCTGTTTTATTGAGAAAACAGGTTCTAACGTCGTCCAGTAGGGGGGAGCTCGTAAAAGTGAACCAGAGAATCGCCAAGTAGGCGGTTTTGAGTTTACACTGAGTACTCGAAGTGGTAGAGTGAAGTAAAGAGTTTCTTAAACCAATATCTACACGTTTATGAAAGCAGTTCAAATTAATAAATATGGCGACAACAGTGTCGTTGAAGTCAATGAGAAAGCAGCCAAACCAGAGGTGTCTGCTGGTACAGTTTTAGTGGAAGTCCACGCCGCAAGCGTTAATCCTGTGGACTGGAAAATCCGGGAAGGATATCTTAAAGAGATGATGCAGCTTGAGTTTCCAGCCACCCTGGGGGTTGATTTTTCAGGTGTAATAGCAGAGGTTGGTGAGAGTGTTTCCGGGTTTAAGCCAGGGGATGAAGTCTATGGCATGGCCAGCGCCATGACTGGCGGTTCGTTTGCTGAATTTATAATTGTACCATTTGCATCAGTAGCCCTTAAGCCAAAAAGCGTCTCGCATAGTGAGGCTGCGGCCGTCCCACTTACGGGATTAAGTGCGTTGCAAGTCTTAAAGGACCAGATGAATATTTCCAACGGACAAAAAGTACTAATTCATGGCGGTGCTGGTGGAATCGGCACGTTGGCAATTCAGATAGCAAAACAGCTTGGCGCTGAAGTTGCAACAACCGCAAGTAAAGAGGATAGTGACATTGTGAAAGAATTGGGTGCGGATACGGTTATTGATTATAAGAATGAAAAGTTTGAGGATATGGTGAAAGACTACGATGCGGTTTTTGACACTATCGGCGGTGAAACATATCAGCGATCATTTCAAGTACTCAAAAAGGGTGGAGTTATCGTTTCCATGGTCGAGAAGCCGAATGAAGAACTGATGAAGCAATACGAAGTTGAGGCGAAGATGCAATTTACTCAACCCAACGGCGCGCAGCTTGCAGAACTTGCCACCTTGGTTGATGAAGCGAAGATGAAAATAAAGATTGACCGCGCATTTCCCTTGGATGCAGTAAAAGAAGCACTTGATTATTTACAAAACAGCCACCATCAAGGCAAGGTGGTGATTACTGTTAAATAATAAGTAAGTTTTTTTGATTGTTATTTGCCTATAAAACAGGTTCTAACGTCGTCCAGCAAGGGGAGCTCGTAAAGTTAAGCCAAAGAATCGCCATGCAGGCGATTTTTTGGTAGCTTTAAGATATGCAGACTAAGCTTTTCTTGAAAGAAACGGTTCTTCTTACAAAGTCTTTTGATGCACATCAAGATTGGGAGGTTCCAATCCCCGGATTTTTTATAATTGCCTCAAAAGATACTACAAAAAAATCAATAGCTGAGTTTACAAGTGAAGAAGTAAAAGAGCTTGGTAGTGTAATCCATAGAGTACGGGTGGGGATGCGAGAAGTATTAGACATAAAAGATGTATATCTATTACAGAACGAAGCTTCCAAACACGGGTTTCACGTCTGGATGTTTCCTCGTTATTCATGGATGGAGAAGTTTGGATGGAGCCCTAAGTCTATAGCTTTGATTATGGAACATGCAAACAAACACATGAAAACAGACGGTAATATTAAAGAAGTAAAGGATGCGGTTATTCGGGTAAGAGAATATCTTGAAAACAGGTCCTAGTATCATTTCACCAACAATTCTTCTATTTCTCTCATCAAGTTTTCAGGGTTTTCAATAGCTTCTATCCACCTAAAAGTTCTAAACATGTCCCATAGGGGGGAGCTACTTCCGCTTAAACGAGATTTAAGCAGCACTGCTTAAATCTCGTTTAGTTATCCACAGGTTTTCCTCAGCAGCTCTTTTCAACCCAACTCAAAACCCTG
The Patescibacteria group bacterium DNA segment above includes these coding regions:
- a CDS encoding MBL fold metallo-hydrolase, which gives rise to MFLTTGEGVIVVDAPPSIGENILKAIAETTDEPITHVIYSHSHADHIAAASMYPENAIYIAHEETALRLAQDRPFEFGLFVGGSDVPDPTVTFSDTYTLTVGTQTLELEYKGPAHRPGNIFIYAPQQKVLMFIDVIFPGWTPFKWLAVAEDVPAFVDAHDWVLSYDFDALISGHVGRLGTREDVEMQKEYILDTQANAAKALQTVDFSAIAAEIGFSNVWLLFDTYLNAVSEECAKLTEEKWVDRLGAVDVFTKSHCDKLVESLRID
- a CDS encoding DUF2007 domain-containing protein, which codes for MGTLITIKTYPDRTEAELVKGVLESKGIKAMVSADDAGGMNPALLWATGGVRLLVKKKDIQMATEVLESFSK
- a CDS encoding NADP-dependent oxidoreductase → MKAVQINKYGDNSVVEVNEKAAKPEVSAGTVLVEVHAASVNPVDWKIREGYLKEMMQLEFPATLGVDFSGVIAEVGESVSGFKPGDEVYGMASAMTGGSFAEFIIVPFASVALKPKSVSHSEAAAVPLTGLSALQVLKDQMNISNGQKVLIHGGAGGIGTLAIQIAKQLGAEVATTASKEDSDIVKELGADTVIDYKNEKFEDMVKDYDAVFDTIGGETYQRSFQVLKKGGVIVSMVEKPNEELMKQYEVEAKMQFTQPNGAQLAELATLVDEAKMKIKIDRAFPLDAVKEALDYLQNSHHQGKVVITVK